A single genomic interval of Alligator mississippiensis isolate rAllMis1 chromosome 15, rAllMis1, whole genome shotgun sequence harbors:
- the RAB5B gene encoding ras-related protein Rab-5B, with protein MTSRGAARPNGQSQASKICQFKLVLLGESAVGKSSLVLRFVKGQFHEYQESTIGAAFLTQSVCLDDTTVKFEIWDTAGQERYHSLAPMYYRGAQAAIVVYDITNQETFARAKTWVKELQRQASPNIVIALAGNKADLANKRMVEYEEAQAYADDNSLLFMETSAKTAMNVNDLFLAIAKKLPKSEPQSTSGAAGRPRGVDLHEQSQQNKSQCCSN; from the exons ATGACCAGCAGAGGTGCCGCCAGGCCCAACGGTCAGTCACAAGCCAGCAAGATCTGTCAGTTtaagctggtgctgctgggtgaGTCGGCTGTGGGCAAGTCCAGCCTGGTGCTGCGCTTCGTCAAGGGGCAGTTCCACGAGTACCAGGAGAGCACCATTGGGG CGGCGTTTCTCACACAGTCTGTCTGCCTGGATGACACAACGGTTAAGTTTGAGATCTGGGACACGGCCGGCCAAGAGCGGTACCACAGCCTGGCCCCCATGTACTAccggggtgcccaggcagccatCGTGGTCTATGACATTACCAACCAG gaGACGTTTGCACGAGCAAAGACATGGGTGAAGGAGCTACAGCGGCAAGCCAGCCCCAACATCGTGATTGCCCTGGCAGGCAACAAAGCTGATCTCGCCAATAAGCGCATGGTGGAATATGAG GAGGCACAGGCCTACGCAGATGACAACAGTCTGTTGTTCATGGAAACCTCGGCCAAGACGGCTATGAATGTTAACGACCTCTTCCTGGCAATAG CAAAGAAGCTGCCAAAGAGCGAGCCCCAGAGCACGAGCGGTGCGGCAGGGCGGCCCCGGGGCGTGGACCTCCACGAGCAGAGCCAGCAGAACAAGAGCCAGTGTTGTAGCAACTGA
- the BAZ2A gene encoding bromodomain adjacent to zinc finger domain protein 2A, whose protein sequence is METNNHFGFAGLPSAPTASGLKPTPASGDSLYANGAPTAFPPPGKGLNGDMNVNGLSTVSHTSTSGTFNSATHSPAAPPLHPCDYLWNYSQYPASGAGGLKDGPGLGQYPLNGLLSGGRPPSPGHSPALRGGAEFWGNGTPGSMGLNFDSQELYDSFPDQSFELLPNGPGSFYTASQPSPMLGTSGQAFSPPHCPQDDPDTGAEGAPAGGKDTPPAVSENGAGLVGSLELEDTQADLKMCGYNGSAPSMEPLSRDASVLAPDAAGGCLGGASPMGAPLEGAHMLSEEPLEPFESLARGRGP, encoded by the exons ATGGAAACGAACAACCATTTTGGCTTCGCTGGCCTGCCCTCCGCCCCCACTGCCTCAGGACTGAAACCCACGCCCGCCTCAGGGGACAGCCTCTACGCCAATGGCGCGCCCACCGCCTTCCCGCCGCCAGGGAAAG GTCTGAACGGGGACATGAATGTCAATGGCTTATCTACTGTATCTCACACTAGTACTTCAGGGACCTTCAACTCGGCCACCCACTCCCCGGCcgccccccccctgcacccctgcgaCTATCTCTGGAACTACTCGCAGTACCCGGCATCTGGCGCCGGCGGCCTCAAGGACGGCCCCGGCCTTGGGCAGTACCCACTCAACGGACTGCTGAGTGGCGGGCGGCCCCCGTCACCCGGGCACAGTCCGGCCCTGCGGGGGGGAGCCGAGTTCTGGGGCAACGGGACACCCGGCTCCATGGGGCTGAACTTCGACTCTCAAGAGCTGTACGACTCCTTCCCCGACCAGAGCTTCGAGCTCCTGCCCAACGGCCCGGGCAGCTTCTACACggcctcccagccctcccccatgcTGGGCACCAGTGGCCAGGCCTTCTCGCCACCCCACTGCCCGCAGGATGATCCCGACACTGGCGCAGAGGGGGCACCAGCGGGGGGCAAGGACACACCGCCCGCTGTCTCAGAGAATGGGGCCGGCCTggtggggagcctggagctggaggACACACAGGCAG ACCTGAAGATGTGCGGCTACAATGGCTCAGCCCCGTCCATGGAGCCACTCAGCCGGGATGCCTCGGTCTTGGCGCCTGATGCAgccgggggctgcctggggggCGCCTCCCCCATGGGGGCCCCCCTGGAGGGAGCCCACATGCTAAGTGAGGAGCCCCTGGAGCCTTTCGAGTCTCTGGCCAGAGGTAGGGGGCCCTGA
- the ATP5F1B gene encoding ATP synthase subunit beta, mitochondrial: protein MLGLVGRTSAAAAAATAPLGLLRPRASAPAALRRLLPRSAALGARRDYAVQTSPAAKPGVSTGRIVAVIGAVVDVQFDEALPPILNALEVQGRDTRLVLEVAQHLGENTVRTIAMDGTEGLVRGQKVLDSGTPIRIPVGPETLGRIMNVIGEPIDERGPITTKQSAAIHAEAPEFVEMSVEQEILVTGIKVVDLLAPYAKGGKIGLFGGAGVGKTVLIMELINNVAKAHGGYSVFAGVGERTREGNDLYHEMIESGVINLKDTTSKVALVYGQMNEPPGARARVALTGLTVAEYFRDQEGQDVLLFIDNIFRFTQAGSEVSALLGRIPSAVGYQPTLATDMGTMQERITTTRKGSITSVQAIYVPADDLTDPAPATTFAHLDATTVLSRAIAELGIYPAVDPLDSTSRIMDPNIVGHEHYDVARGVQKILQDYKSLQDIIAILGMDELSEEDKLTVARARKIQRFLSQPFQVAEVFTGHLGKLVPLKETIKGFKAILAGEYDHLPEQAFYMVGPIEEAVAKAEKLAEEHA, encoded by the exons ATGTTGGGGCTCGTGGGTCGTACCTcggctgccgccgccgccgccaccgcccccCTCGGGCTGCTGCGGCCGCGGGCCTCAGCTCCCGCCGCGCTCCGCCGTCTCCTGCCGCGCTCCGCCGCCCTCGGGGCTC GGCGCGACTATGCGGTGCAGACATCCCCGGCGGCCAAGCCCGGGGTCAGCACAGGCCGCATCGTGGCCGTCATCGGCGCCGTGGTGGACGTGCAGTTCGACGAGGCGCTGCCCCCCATCCTCAATGCCCTGGAGGTGCAGGGCAGGGACACCCGGCTAGTGCTGGAGGTGGCACAGCACCTGG gtGAAAACACAGTTCGCACCATTGCAATGGACGGCACTGAGGGGCTGGTGAGGGGCCAGAAGGTGCTGGACTCGGGCACCCCCATCCGGATCCCTGTGGGCCCCGAGACCCTGGGCAGGATCATGAATGTCATCGGAGAGCCCATTGACGAGAGAGGCCCCATCACCACCAAGCa GTCTGCCGCCATCCATGCCGAAGCACCCGAATTTGTGGAGATGAGCGTGGAGCAGGAGATCCTGGTCACGGGCATCAAGGTCGTGGACCTGCTGGCCCCGTATGCTAAGGGGGGTAAAATTG GCCTGTTCGGCGGTGCCGGGGTGGGCAAGACCGTGCTCATCATGGAACTGATCAACAACGTGGCCAAGGCGCACGGCGGCTACTCGGTGTTTGCTGGCGTGGGGGAGCGGACCCGTGAGGGCAATGATCTCTACCACGAGATGATCGAGTCTGGCGTCATCAACCTCAAAGACACCACTTCCAAG GTCGCGCTGGTCTACGGCCAGATGAATGAGCCTCCAGGTGCCCGCGCCAGAGTGGCTTTGACCGGCTTGACTGTGGCTGAGTACTTCCGGGACCAGGAGGGCCAGGATGTGCTGCTCTTCATTGACAACATCTTCCGCTTCACACAGGCTGGCTCTGAG GTGTCTGCACTGCTGGGCAGGATCCCCTCAGCTGTGGGCTACCAGCCCACCCTGGCCACTGACATGGGCACCATGCAGGAAAGAATCACCACCACCCGTAAGGGCTCCATCACCTCTGTACAG GCGATCTACGTGCCGGCTGATGACCTGACTGACCCCGCGCCTGCCACCACCTTTGCCCACTTGGATGCCACAACCGTGCTGTCCCGTGCCATCGCAGAGCTGGGCATCTACCCGGCTGTGGACCCGCTGGACTCCACATCCCGCATTATGGACCCCAACATCGTGGGGCACGAGCACTATGATGTGGCTCGTGGTGTGCAAAAGATTCTCCAG GACTACAAGTCGCTGCAGGACATCATTGCCATCCTGGGCATGGATGAGCTGTCAGAGGAGGACAAGCTGACAGTGGCACGGGCCCGCAAGATCCAGCGCTTCCTGTCCCAGCCCTTCCAGGTGGCTGAGGTCTTTACTGGCCACTTGGGCAAGCTGGTACCGCTGAAGGAGACGATCAAGGGCTTCAAGGCAATCCTTGCAG GCGAGTACGATCATCTCCCCGAGCAGGCCTTTTACATGGTGGGGCCCATCGAGGAGGCTGTAGCTAAAGCGgagaagctggcagaggagcACGCATAA